A genome region from Myxocyprinus asiaticus isolate MX2 ecotype Aquarium Trade chromosome 12, UBuf_Myxa_2, whole genome shotgun sequence includes the following:
- the LOC127448649 gene encoding intermediate filament protein ON3-like — translation MTSTRSISYSIGGGSSGGSIRKSYSSQSAYAANAGSSKVSSVTSIRRSGVGAVHGFGTGFGSAGSSYNFSSSSMGGGFGGGMGFVPAPITSVTVNQSLLAPLDLKIDPTIQAVRTQEKEQIKGLNNRFASFIDKVRFLEQQNKMLETKWSLLQEQTTTRSNIDGMFEAYIANLRRQLDGLGNEKMKLEGELRNMQGLVEDFKNKYEDEINKRAAVENEFVLLKKDVDAAYMNKVELEAKVDALQDEINFLRAVYEAELRELQSQIKDTSVIVEMDNSRNLDMDSIVAEVRAQYEEIANRSRAEAESWYKQKFEEMQFSAGQYGEDLRSTKAEIAELNRMIARLQNEIDAVKNQRANLEAQIAEAEERGEIAVKDAKLRIKDLEEALQRAKQDMARQVREYQELMNVKLALDIEIATYRKLLEGEESRLSSGGASATIHVQQSSGGGSYSGSSSSGFGYGGIGGGFSSGSITKSSVSTISSKRY, via the exons ATGACAAGCACCAGGTCTATCAGCTACAGCATCGGTGGTGGCAGCAGCGGTGGCTCCATCAGGAAGAGCTACTCCAGTCAGTCAGCCTACGCCGCTAATGCTGGCTCCAGCAAGGTCAGCAGTGTGACCAGCATCAGGCGATCCGGTGTGGGAGCCGTACATGGTTTTGGTACAGGGTTTGGGAGTGCAGGCAGCAGCTACAacttcagcagcagcagcatgggTGGAGGATTTGGTGGAGGCATGGGCTTCGTCCCAGCGCCCATTACATCTGTCACCGTGAACCAGAGCCTCTTGGCCCCCCTCGACTTGAAAATTGACCCCACAATTCAGGCTGTCCGCACTCAGGAAAAGGAGCAGATCAAGGGCCTCAACAACCGTTTCGCATCCTTTATTGACAAA GTGCGGTTCCTGGAGCAGCAGAACAAGATGCTGGAGACCAAATGGAGTCTCCTCCAGGAACAGACCACCACCCGTTCCAACATCGACGGCATGTTTGAGGCCTACATTGCTAACCTACGCAGACAGCTTGATGGCCTGGGTAACGAGAAGATGAAGCTGGAAGGAGAGTTGAGGAACATGCAGGGCCTGGTTGAGGACTTTAAGAACAA ATACGAGGATGAGATCAACAAGCGTGCAGCTGTCGAGAATGAGTTTGTCCTGCTTAAGAAG GATGTTGATGCCGCCTACATGAACAAAGTTGAGCTAGAGGCCAAGGTTGATGCTCTTCAGGATGAGATCAACTTCCTCAGGGCAGTCTACGAGGCT GAGCTGCGTGAACTCCAGTCTCAGATCAAGGACACATCCGTTATTGTGGAGATGGACAACAGCAGAAATCTCGACATGGACTCCATTGTGGCTGAAGTTCGTGCTCAATATGAGGAGATTGCCAACCGCAGCCGTGCCGAGGCTGAGAGCTGGTACAAACAGAAG TTCGAAGAGATGCAGTTCTCTGCTGGTCAGTATGGTGAGGACCTCCGCTCAACCAAGGCTGAGATTGCTGAGCTCAACCGCATGATTGCCCGACTGCAGAATGAGATTGATGCCGTCAAGAACCAG CGTGCCAATCTTGAGGCTCAGATCGCTGAGGCTGAGGAGCGTGGAGAGATTGCAGTAAAGGATGCCAAACTCCGCATTAAGGACCTCGAAGAAGCCCTCCAAAGAGCCAAGCAGGACATGGCCCGCCAGGTGCGTGAGTACCAGGAGCTCATGAACGTGAAACTGGCCCTGGACATTGAAATTGCCACATACAGGAAGCTGTTGGAGGGAGAGGAGAGCAG ACTGTCTAGTGGTGGAGCTTCAGCCACCATTCATGTGCAGCAGTCCTCTGGAGGAGGAA GTTACTCAGGAAGCAGCAGCTCTGGATTCGGCTATGGTGGTATTGGAGGTGGATTCAGTAGTGGCTCCATCACCAAGTCCAGTGTCTCCACCATCAGCAGTAAACGCTATTAA